DNA sequence from the Huiozyma naganishii CBS 8797 chromosome 10, complete genome genome:
TCGTGGACACCACAGCTGCTTCAAAATAACGTAATATGCCCGGTGATACAATGATCACATACTCTAAGGAGCGGCAGGCCGAGCTAGTCGCTCGTTACGATGCAGTCAAGGCGCGGATCGACGCAGAGGAGTCACAAGCACCTGTATTGCTTCTCGCAGTGGGCAAATTGAAGCCAGCTAGTGACATCCAGATTCTGTACGACCACGGTGTCAGACATTTTGGGGAAAACTACGTGCAGGAATTGGAGCAGAAATCGAAATTGCTACCGGGGGACATCTGTTGGCACTTTATTGGTGGGTTGCAAACGAATAAATGTAAAGATCTTGCCAAGATACCAAACTTGCACGTCGTGGAGACAATcgactctttgaaaaaaatcaagaaaTTGCAGGAGTGTAGAGCCAAGTACCAGCC
Encoded proteins:
- the KNAG0J02440 gene encoding pyridoxal phosphate homeostasis protein (similar to Saccharomyces cerevisiae YBL036C; ancestral locus Anc_3.324), encoding MPGDTMITYSKERQAELVARYDAVKARIDAEESQAPVLLLAVGKLKPASDIQILYDHGVRHFGENYVQELEQKSKLLPGDICWHFIGGLQTNKCKDLAKIPNLHVVETIDSLKKIKKLQECRAKYQPDQPAIKCNIQINTSQEDQKAGLTSEEDIFALVEFCLSEHASHVQLAGLMTIGSWDTSHEDTGENKDFAMLVEWKKKIDARFGTSLSLSMGMSADYKHAIKQGSTEVRIGTDIFGSRPARSEAHIL